The Centroberyx gerrardi isolate f3 chromosome 8, fCenGer3.hap1.cur.20231027, whole genome shotgun sequence genomic sequence ACAGTCTGGAAACCACATCAAAGAGTGGGTGTCTGTATTCGGCCAAATGGGGGTATTTTAACATAACACAATACACAACTCcaaaacagaatgaaataaaccacgaatttaaaaagaaaaatcaagatATGTGCAATATTAGACATTAGAAGAATATTAGAGTGTGAGAAAACGATGTGAATTACAGTACTACAGCTATTAGCCATCAACTACTGCATATCACTCTGTAACTCAACTAAGTCTAAACGATTTGTAAAATCATGTTGACGTTAGCAGGCCTACAGAAGGCTACAGATGAACACAAAGTGTCTGGACGTTCAAAACTATTCAATTTATCAAATATAGGCAGTTTATAGATAGGCTAGGTaaacagtggaaacagtagaaAAACGGGAAACAGATGAGAACATACAAAGGTATTTCACGGTTCATAACGTTGATATTAAATCAAGGAAGCGTTCTTATTTTATGACATCCACACTTCCGCAATGAATCCTTATGCTAACACTCCAAAACTATGTAGAATAAAATCATACAAGGAACTTAAAAGGCTATTACAGTTAGTGTGTCAGACattacacgcacacgcacacacacacacacacacacacacacacacacacagacagacagacagacatacacacacacacacacacacacacacacacacacacacacacacacacacacacacacacacacacacacacacacacacaccaaatggcCCCAGGAAACGGGAAACGACAATGCATGCcgatgctaacgttagcctgctagctCGTCTCAGTCGCTGTGTCTCACCTTATTTTTCGCGGACAAAACGTTCAGCAGGAAGACGGACGGACGCCATGACGGAGCGGTGAACAGAAACGACGTTCAGACGAACTCTACCTGCGATAAATTCCGTTATTTTATCGATTATTTCCAAGTCCAACACACTCGTGGTTTAGCTGTCTGGTTTTAGCTGAGACTTCTGTCAAGATTCCAAAACGACAACTTCCGGTCCTgattgtcaaaataaaagcgtttTTGTCGAAAAGATGTTGCGCCGTTTTTCGTGTGTTAAAAAGTACCGATGTAAAAACAAAGATTATATTTAAAGAAGAATCTGTAGTAAGTGAAAATAGCTTTACCCCAAACTATCGTTTAAAATCATATATTCTTTGCTAAGAAAGATGCCTTATATAAAGTGTAAAGCgagcagaataaaaaaaaaaaaaaaacttccggtcataactttcaaaataaactcCTTATTGAGGAACATGTGATGCAACATTTCTGCGGACACAGGGAACcaaagataaaatacaaaacagatttgcGGGGTGATCTGTcataaatgagaataaaattgCTGTTTTTTCACCCAAAATCTCCCTTCCACTTTGCATATTCATAGCCATTCAGGCCACGTACTGTATGTAGGGCTTTGGCAGATTACAACCAACAGGGCAGGGGGGCAGGGCCGTGACGTCACATCCGGTAACCTAGATTTTAATGCACTGAGCGCTGCTgtcaaaagaaaagaggagagccATGCAACAAAAGAGTGGGGGGTTGCACTGTATTCATGCATCCCCCCATTCAGTCTTCCCATATTCAAGGATCCCTTTgaaaatgcctgtgtgtgtgtgtgtgtgtgtgtgtgtgtgtgtgtgtgtgtgtgtgtgtgtgtgtgtgttattttgtcTGTCAGTGAAAACCAGGTTGACTCCCATATCATGTGACTGCTGCAGAGAAACATGCTGTACATCACACATGgctgcacagacagagagacagacagacagacagacagagagacagacagagagacagacagtcagatacagaaacagacagtcagatacagagagacagacagagagacaattcTTCCTTCTACTGTTtatattactgtttttattggttttataTTGTCTTCTATTCTTCTGTCTTTTAACAATGTACACAAGCAACCACTAAGCCAAATTCCTTGTTTGTACAAATGTACTTTGTAAAAACATAACATCATCAAACTGCATAGAAACgactgatttttatttatttttttacggCCTTTAGAAAGATCAGAACCATCTAGAACTAAAACATTTCTACATTTTAATTGCTCAGCCTTTAAAAGTGTTAGAGAAGCTGCTGGGTCGTTCAGCTGGCAGCTTCCAGCAGTCTGGACTCAGTTTTGGGTCAAAGTCTCCAAActacttcctcttcctcttatcAGCATCAGTTTTAATGGCCAGGTGAGTTATAAATATGAGGAACTAGTGTTGGTGGATTTGCTCCTGCAGGTCACATTTAACATACAGACAACACAACaattaaacaacaaaacaagtcaTATAAAAATTAGAAGTTAGACAGGTGCGAGTGGTATAGAGAAAACTAAAAGTAGAAATTAATTTAACTTATCTGTACTGTATTATGCACCTGGTTCTCTGCTGCAACTGGCTAGTTGCACTGGTGGGAAGCTATTGAAGTCAATAATAATATAGTAGTAAGCAGTAAGCATTGTCAGTGGTTTATCCCATCCAGATGGTCAACTTGCAATGTACTGAATTCATGTAAAGTAGTTATCTGAGTCGAGAGGCTAGCTGCTGTTTTCACACTGCtccttgatgcatgaagagaagacttgagacttgacttgacttgggttctggtgacttgggacttgactgacttgtgctttgatgacttgaaaaggtttctaaagtcttgacttgagatcttgtgtttgtgtaaatgacttaaaattgaaagtgatgagatttgttccagcggacgactgaatttaaattctgttttctgaatttgtatggaatgattgaatttattgaagttgaaactgattatagaaatcaaactcatgatgctcttaccaagtttttatcctattaaaaccatattgcattgaaaagtcctagatatttagttttctttaagatattaaattgatactggactcttgatttgttctgacttgacttgctgttctacatttagacttgagacttgacattaatgacatggacttgacttggtaatctatatttagacttgagacttgacttgactgtgGGTGTCAGCAGCATGTGAGCTGGTGAGCAGAAGGTTGCCGGTTCCGATCTCAGACCAGCTGGAAACACCTGGGAGGTTTAACCGGTGCTGAGGTGCCACTGAGCCCCAAACCGCTCAGCAGAAGACTCCCAAAAACTAACAACAGCTAACTAACAGCACTCCATTTCCACATGGAAAAGACTGACAgcagataaaaatataaaacctttatttatccatagCACGGACAAGTGAGTCAATATGAAAATACAGATTTTAAACAGAACCATACATTCTTAAGTTCATAAATATACAATACAGACTAGAAATTGGCACAAACAGCAAAATCCTTTTGTGGTTTTGCTTCACTCTCAATTCTGTTCATTCAGGAAGTGGATTATCATAAATACTGATAAGTTTGCGGCATAAAAATCTCATTATCAAATAAACTGCTGTGTCTTCAGGCTGCACACTTCATCATGTTGAGTCGTACACTGTGAATTTACTTTCCACATTTAATAAAAGTGTTCTCATGCCTGCAATatacaacaaaaaataatttaaacttCAACAACTTCAGCTGTAACTGAAAGAGTCGAGGTGTTGATATGAGATGCTacaactgaaataaaacaattttgttCCTGAGATCATGGAGACTCAAAAGTGTGATCACAGTATCTAGATAAATATTTTCTGACTTTCTGGTTCTGTTCCTGATGTTCCCCTACAGGCTGAAGACGTTCCCCAGCTCCTCTACATGTTCCCCTACAGGCTGAAGACATTCCCCAGCTCCTCTACATGTTCCTCTACAGGCTGAAGACGTTCCCCAGCTCCTCTACATGTTCCCCTACAGGCTGAAGACGTTCCCCAGCTCCTCTACATGTTCCTCTACAGGCTGAAGACGTTCCCCAGCTCCTCTGCATGTTCCCCTACAGGCTGAAGACGTTCCCCAGCTCCTCTACATGTTCCCCTACAGGCTGAAGACGTTCCCCAGCTCCTCTGCATGTTCTCCTACAGGCTGAAGACGTTCCCCAGCTCCTCTACATGTTCCCCTACAGGCTGAAGACGTTCCCCAGCTCCTCTGCATGTTCCTCTACAGGCTGAAGACGTTCCCCAGCTCCTCTACATGTTCCTCTACAGGCTGAAGACGTTCCCCAGCTCTTCTACATGTTCCCCTACAGGCTGAAGACGTTCCCCAGCCGGTGGACGGACAGGCTGATGTTCCCCGCCAGCCGCAGCTCGTCCTTCAGGAAGCGGCCGACCGGCTCGCAGAACAGCAGGTCACAGAACACCCAGATCTCCGCCGCAGGTCGCTGGATGTTCGCGTTGCAGGTCGGCAACATGGAGCTCCGCACCGCACGACTCACCAACCTCCAcacctgagaggaggaggagaataaaaaggaggaggagtcaTCTATTTACAGTTTAATCAGAACATACGACTCCAAAAGTGTCAGAaacagacgttttgttttgtacCCGCATCCCAGAAACTAGTAAACGTCACTGACGTCACTTACGTCAAATGGGCGAGTGTGCGCAGAAAGATTTTagatattccaaccaaagaaagtgatcAGAATGAGCGTTTACATTAAGAAATTTTATCCATCAAATCGATTATGAAAGGTTTAAACCTGtcctctcaaacggaatgaaattcAATTCAGAACGAGCCGATTTATAGCGGTGATAGAGGTGTttacatgaggcatttttattctgattgagctGCTATTCTGATTATTAGTGGAATAAAAGGCTTAATGAAAACGTAGTCagtgttgcagtgttttgggtggatttttcctttcagcAGCCGCTGACCTGTTCGATGTCTGAAGCTCCACAGTTCTGCTGGCAGATCACCCACTTGGCCCTCTGGTGGAGGTGCAGCCCGCGGCTCCACACCATCTGATGGAACCGCTTCGACAGCGACGGCGAGCTCCGCACCGAAACGCCTTTCTGCGTCAAGACGCTCCACGACCTTCTGACCTCTCTGTCGCCGACCGGCAGGCCGTCTTTCTGCTTCTGCGCTCGTTTTTCAGGCGAGAGTTTGGAGATCTCCGCCGGTGCGTCAGGCTGCGGCCGGCCAGAGAGCGAGGCTGGGGGAGGACGGGGAGGAGAATCGGGGATGGAGACGCCATCTTTGGGGTTTTGTAGTTTTTCTGCCGGTGCATCAGACTCCGGTCGGACGCAGATTGTTGCCGGGGGATTACGCCGTCTTTCAGCGATGAGGCCACCGTCTTTGGGCTTTTGTAGTTTGTTTCCTGGGGGGAATTCAGTCAGCGCTTCCTGTGTGTGAGCGTCCGGTCTGCTGTCAGAGATCAGGAGGCCATCTTGGTGTATTTCTAGTGTTTCTGGTGACAGTCTAGCAGCGCGTGGTCTTTGAACAGAGCTTGAGGTAAAATCCAGAAGTCCGTCAGAGACTGGAGAGTCCTGCCGGGTTTCCTGGATGAAAGCTAggatcaataaataataagagtaatatcagtaaaacaacaacaacaatggggatcggacaatatatcaaaatgtttacACCCCAACAATgactgaaaaacattttaatgagaagTCGTATATATTTTAGTTGGCTCTCCCTCTAAGGAAGCGACCTGAGCTGATGACGGGCGGCGGTCTGGAGGGTCTGATGGGCAGCCGGCGGTCTGCGGCGGGGGGGAACCAGGGGCTGAAGACGGGAGGAGGCCGGCAGGGGAAACGCTCCAGAaccttctctgttctctccagCAGGCCGCCGAGCCGAGCGGCAGAACCGGGCCGATAGTGCAGAACCACATCCTCCATCCGGGGTCAgatcctccccctcctcctcctcatgatGCTGGAGCTTCAGCTGGACACGCAGGGGATGATGGGAATTCAGCAGCAGCGGTCTTTATAGTTTAGCTGATCCAGGTTAATCCTGTGGAGATTTAAGGGGAGTCGTGCTGTCGTTTAGAGTTTTAATATGTAGTCgtttttaaaatccaaactGCCTGGaatcaaacctagcttgaactGAACTGCTGTCCTGCTAAATAAAAAGCCGTGGATGAGACAGTAAAGTGTTTTTGAGGATTATTTCCTGTCAGCTGACTGACGGGAGGCAGAGCGGAGcgtaacgcagcgctgagatgaaaacactcgactcagctcaatgaaatgaggagaaaacagaaagtctggcttcatgtttcctgtgatggattctctcgctctgtggaagtttgtttttcataccggACAAGAAGGAATGGAGGAAAATGAGCGTTGATATCtgaactatgctgactgtgtgcagaaacaaaAAGATCAGGATTCTCCTTTAAGAATCACCAGAGACAGCCGGCCATGACAGACACTTCTTCATGTTGTTCTCTCTGAGTGACGTTGGAGGAAAACTCTCTGTAGTAAAGGAGTTTCTCTACAGTTTCTCTAAACTAGGACAACACAGTCCCCTgctgacaaaatgaaataatggaaaTAATGGACTTGACCTCTCTCTcaacagtatacagtatatccccatcacatacacacttttTATGGTCTCTATGGATTATAACAACATAATGTCACTTTATGTCTGTTACTTATGTTCTGCAGTTTGCTTTGTGATGCACTGAAATGATTATTcaattcatgccaataaagttttCTAAAATTGATAATataatggtgtgtgtgagagcgagagagagagattttgtgtgtgtatgagcatgagtgtgtatgagaaCTAAAGAGATAAAGTCTCTCTCATAATTTTGTCCATCATTAATATCtgacgttagctaacgttagttataTAATTAAATCAAACGTGATTCTGCGGTCTATAAATATCAATATTTATAAATAAAAGGTACAGCCAATCTTTCTTTTAACTGCATTTCCATTTTATCTGATGgtctagaatcaagaaaaatgtaaaaaagaaaaaagtaactCAGTTTAAATCAAGAAAAAAGCTGCCGCTTTATAAACTGGGTGGTTCCCTACAGCTGTCGTGGTTTTAGCTAATGCTAGCGGACAGCAGCTAGCTAAACACAGCTACCTAGCTAACTAGAAAACCAACAAAAACGAACTCTGCTGATGTTATCTGCTCAGCTGCTCGCGGTAATCTGTCAAAGATGGATATTAAAACTAAACATCATTCATAACTTAAAATACGAACCGTCAGATTTGTTGAGTATCCATTTGCAACCAGTCACCAAGGAGTTAacttgctagctagcaagctaacaggGAAGCAGTTGAGTGCGCGTGACGTTTCCCGTGGCCTCTCGCGATAGTTGAGGCATGTTGACTTGTGTGCAGTTTGGGACTTTGAGACTTGACAGTGATAAaagctgtataaataaactagactagtcAGCAATTTGACTttcccttcagtccattttactgcagttttgtccttcagtccattttaaatccatccatcacagaacagattgtgtctctccatcagcaacagaaactggatcaacagaaactggatcaacagaaactgacaaactgtggatccattcacagtgagaagaggaatctgactttactttgtttctgcactttattttgtcatttctaatgtttccagtgaaaagaatctagtttgaactctgacctctctcctgttagaatcacatggaaaagatcacagctaacaacgttctctgttctaaagaggaactcaggaacttttactctgaggacattttaaatcagacactttttactgTTACTGCAGTAGATTTTGACTCCAGTACATTTacttctactgaagtaaaatatcaacaaagtaacagtacttctactggagGATGTTGTAgtactctcccccccccccccccccccccaggttgCTTAATAAGATTAAGATAAATCCAgcttaataaaataaatcaaactgtCTTAAAGAAATGACACCAACGCAGCCCAGTAGTTTGTCAATAGGACATTTTATTCATACGTCCGTTGTCTTTATTCAAATTACAGTATTATACTTGCTGAGATGACCACCGGCTGCAGCCTGGACAGCTAAAAATGACAGCTGTACTACTTTaagcaatcttttttttttttctttttctagtttttttttttttgtaattaccTTGCAACGGAAAAAAAGCACATATGCCATGAGATGTGGTGTGGTGACGTCAGGTAGGTCGGGTTATATTGCTggtctaaaaaaacaaaacaaaaaaggaaaagaaaaaaccttTGCGCGCGGTACATGTTGTAAAAGGATCAGAATATGGCACATTTGGTCCACGTTGGTAGTTTTATCATCTCATTTTCAAACAtgtattaaacaaaaaaaaacaatatatcttAAACAGATCATTGtaaatgtgtttcttttttccccagaaGCACAGCATTAATGACAGCATACTGAAAACACGactgtgggggggaggggggggttgggttTCTCTTTTTGTTAAAATCATCTGTTCAGCCAAATCATGTGTTTCTACTCTCCCTGGTACAGTATCATTATCATCTTCTTCTTTCAATCCGAGGGGGGTGGAGCTTCGTGGATGATTGACAGGGATGGCTTTGGACATTCACAGGAAGTAGTCGGGAGTGCGT encodes the following:
- the shld3 gene encoding shieldin complex subunit 3, with the protein product MEDVVLHYRPGSAARLGGLLERTEKVLERFPCRPPPVFSPWFPPAADRRLPIRPSRPPPVISSAFIQETRQDSPVSDGLLDFTSSSVQRPRAARLSPETLEIHQDGLLISDSRPDAHTQEALTEFPPGNKLQKPKDGGLIAERRRNPPATICVRPESDAPAEKLQNPKDGVSIPDSPPRPPPASLSGRPQPDAPAEISKLSPEKRAQKQKDGLPVGDREVRRSWSVLTQKGVSVRSSPSLSKRFHQMVWSRGLHLHQRAKWVICQQNCGASDIEQVWRLVSRAVRSSMLPTCNANIQRPAAEIWVFCDLLFCEPVGRFLKDELRLAGNISLSVHRLGNVFSL